One window from the genome of Hyalangium gracile encodes:
- a CDS encoding sugar ABC transporter permease, translating into MATRREGFPHLPLHVLLVVFTLFTIYPILWVVTIAFSGRQNLAIATLPADPTWVDRLRAITPWPEVWSLSNFTSVMTDQPFARWMLNSAIIAVGTTVVGVFLACTAAYAFSRFKFPGQRTGMMAFLVSQMFPGTLMLIPLFIILVQWLGLGSSRLGLIIVYATTSIPFSVWMLKGYFDTIPRDLEEAALIEGASVGKIFWSIILPLAKPAVAVTALFSFMTAWNEFILAATFMDQEVMYTAPVGLRFFVGGFSQQWGYFAAGSIIVSVPVVFLFLFLQKYLVSGLTAGSVKG; encoded by the coding sequence ATGGCCACGCGTCGCGAAGGCTTCCCCCACCTGCCGCTCCACGTGCTGCTGGTGGTCTTCACCCTCTTCACCATCTACCCCATCCTCTGGGTCGTCACGATCGCCTTCTCCGGGCGGCAGAACCTGGCCATCGCCACGCTGCCGGCGGACCCCACGTGGGTGGACCGGCTGCGCGCCATCACCCCGTGGCCGGAGGTGTGGTCCCTGTCCAACTTCACCTCGGTGATGACGGATCAGCCGTTCGCCCGGTGGATGCTCAACAGCGCCATCATCGCCGTGGGCACCACCGTGGTGGGCGTCTTCCTGGCCTGCACCGCCGCCTACGCCTTCAGCCGCTTCAAGTTCCCCGGCCAGCGCACCGGCATGATGGCCTTCCTGGTGTCCCAGATGTTCCCGGGCACGCTGATGCTCATCCCCCTGTTCATCATCCTCGTGCAGTGGCTGGGGCTCGGCTCCTCGCGCCTGGGCCTCATCATCGTCTACGCCACCACCTCCATCCCCTTCAGCGTGTGGATGCTCAAGGGCTACTTCGACACCATCCCCCGTGACTTGGAGGAGGCCGCGCTCATCGAGGGTGCCTCGGTAGGCAAGATTTTCTGGAGCATCATTCTTCCCCTGGCCAAGCCGGCCGTCGCAGTCACGGCGTTGTTTTCTTTCATGACTGCCTGGAATGAGTTCATTCTGGCGGCTACCTTCATGGACCAGGAAGTCATGTACACGGCGCCGGTCGGGCTGCGCTTCTTCGTCGGCGGCTTCTCCCAGCAGTGGGGCTACTTCGCCGCCGGCTCCATCATCGTGTCGGTGCCCGTAGTGTTCCTGTTCCTGTTCCTCCAGAAGTACCTCGTCTCCGGCCTCACGGCTGGAAGCGTGAAAGGTTGA
- a CDS encoding glucodextranase DOMON-like domain-containing protein yields MKTRLASLTLAASLLSLPAFADGKVTFKDPTGDDNGPGTYKYPTDTVYKKGSFDLTELTVDKKGNKVDFTVGLGANLENPWNMKMGFSTQMVFIFIDTDGKEGSGHTDAPPGLNVQFAPASAWEKLIILSPQESARVRKEVELKAGGLKGDILVPDRVKGSGKKVSGSVDGAGLAGDPSQWGIQVVVQSNEGFPAGNDMLTRKVNEYEGQHRFGGGNDGDCDPHAIDILAGSGKGDASETKAQHEMLKYECAEDGSSKSKATLTMVRQGK; encoded by the coding sequence ATGAAGACCCGCCTCGCAAGCCTCACCCTCGCCGCATCGCTGCTCAGCCTCCCCGCCTTCGCCGACGGCAAGGTCACCTTCAAGGACCCGACGGGGGACGACAACGGCCCGGGCACCTACAAGTACCCGACCGACACCGTCTACAAGAAGGGCTCGTTCGATCTGACCGAGCTGACGGTGGACAAGAAGGGCAACAAGGTCGACTTCACCGTGGGCCTGGGCGCCAACCTGGAGAACCCCTGGAACATGAAGATGGGGTTCTCCACGCAGATGGTCTTCATCTTCATCGACACGGACGGCAAGGAGGGCAGCGGCCACACCGACGCGCCTCCGGGCCTCAACGTGCAGTTCGCCCCGGCCTCCGCCTGGGAGAAGCTGATCATCCTCTCGCCGCAGGAGTCCGCGCGCGTTCGCAAGGAGGTCGAGCTCAAGGCCGGCGGCCTGAAGGGCGACATCCTCGTCCCCGATCGCGTCAAGGGCAGCGGCAAGAAGGTCAGCGGCAGCGTGGACGGCGCGGGCCTGGCGGGAGACCCCAGCCAGTGGGGCATCCAGGTGGTGGTGCAGTCCAACGAGGGCTTCCCCGCCGGCAATGACATGCTCACCCGCAAGGTGAACGAGTACGAGGGCCAGCACCGCTTCGGCGGCGGCAACGACGGCGACTGCGATCCGCACGCCATCGACATCCTGGCCGGCAGCGGCAAGGGTGACGCCTCCGAGACCAAGGCCCAGCACGAGATGCTGAAGTACGAGTGCGCCGAGGACGGCAGCTCCAAGAGCAAGGCCACCCTGACGATGGTGCGCCAGGGCAAGTGA
- a CDS encoding glucodextranase DOMON-like domain-containing protein — protein MPLLRRSTLLLALGAMLASACLSRGTRGDPSLLTLADPRGDDHGDGDLRYPLREDMPPGSMDLLLLTAYPEEGGTRFEATFARPIVRPQSGRTVDLSGETQAQRARFGFYTFNLDLYVDTDRAQGSGRTDTLPGRNLTLAPDSGWEKVVVLTPRPFDARDALRGFWLQEAREERQRQQGALSEAAAREVDTAVERELASRVFFPTRVRVTGATVEFFVPEDFFGGAPRPEWGYALAVTAASIENKVDMPALFGKSGPRGLMVLPIGPGDSKERLGGGRLGDPSQSPVVDLIVPPGVTQEQVLGPNAPPWPAVVPAGPATPAEAPEAAPPAPPSEG, from the coding sequence ATGCCGCTGCTCCGCCGCTCCACCCTGCTGCTCGCGCTGGGGGCCATGCTGGCCAGTGCGTGCCTCTCGCGGGGCACGCGCGGTGACCCGTCGCTCCTCACCCTGGCGGACCCCCGTGGGGACGACCATGGGGATGGAGACCTGCGCTACCCGCTGCGCGAGGACATGCCGCCGGGCTCCATGGATCTGCTCCTGCTCACGGCGTATCCGGAGGAGGGCGGTACCCGCTTCGAGGCGACCTTCGCCCGCCCCATCGTCCGGCCGCAGTCAGGGCGCACGGTGGACCTGAGCGGGGAGACGCAGGCGCAGCGGGCGCGGTTCGGCTTCTACACCTTCAACCTGGACCTGTACGTGGACACGGACCGGGCGCAGGGCTCGGGCCGCACGGACACGCTGCCGGGCCGGAACCTCACGCTGGCGCCCGACAGCGGCTGGGAGAAGGTAGTCGTGCTCACGCCCCGGCCGTTCGATGCGCGCGACGCGCTGCGAGGGTTCTGGCTGCAGGAGGCCCGCGAGGAGCGGCAGCGGCAGCAGGGCGCGCTGAGCGAGGCCGCGGCACGCGAGGTGGACACGGCGGTGGAGCGCGAGCTGGCCTCGCGGGTGTTCTTCCCCACCCGGGTGCGCGTCACGGGCGCCACGGTGGAGTTCTTCGTGCCGGAGGACTTCTTCGGAGGCGCGCCGCGGCCGGAGTGGGGCTACGCGCTCGCGGTGACGGCCGCCTCGATCGAGAACAAGGTGGACATGCCGGCGCTGTTCGGAAAGTCCGGGCCGCGAGGGCTGATGGTGCTGCCCATCGGGCCGGGCGACTCGAAGGAGCGGCTGGGCGGCGGACGGCTGGGAGACCCGAGCCAGTCCCCGGTGGTGGACCTGATCGTGCCCCCGGGCGTCACGCAGGAGCAGGTGCTCGGGCCGAATGCGCCGCCGTGGCCAGCGGTGGTTCCCGCGGGCCCGGCGACTCCGGCCGAGGCTCCCGAGGCCGCGCCCCCTGCTCCTCCCTCCGAGGGGTGA
- a CDS encoding alpha-amylase family glycosyl hydrolase produces MLVSRLRSSLVVLALSSGLACGSGSGSGGGPGPQPPGKTPETQSPVVEIAPAAGSEWYRKAVFYEVFVRSFQDSDGDGNGDLKGLISRLDYLNDGDPSTTQDLGVDALWLMPVFDSPSYHGYDVVDYERINPDYGTLEDFEQLCAEAHRRGMRVILDFVINHSGTGHPWFVESASSRTSPKRDWYMWRDQDPGWKQPWSQFSNEPTWHSRNGAWYYGVFWGGMPDLNMQNPELRAEVKRLASLWISRGADGFRLDAARYLIETGAGGGQADTPETHAFWKEFAAHVRQEKPDAVIVGEDWSTTPVIAAYYGSTKDVPGGDELPLNFNFPLSEQILASLNAGNSTSIAAKLTEMASAYPAGVSDAPFLTNHDMVRVATQLNAHSGKLANAAALLLTLPGAPFLYYGEELGMTNGTTNNDEAKRTPMPWDGSGGGGFTSGSPWFNFSPGHASGRNVAAQTDAANSLLSRYRALIRARHASEALSRGGLKLFTSTKGVSAALAFVRTLGDERVLVVHNLSDYNVTAGPFSIPGGTPEVLFADTNVGTLSATASGWQTTLPARATGIWRLKP; encoded by the coding sequence ATGCTCGTGTCGCGTCTGCGTTCCTCGCTGGTCGTCCTCGCCCTGTCGTCCGGTCTGGCCTGTGGCTCGGGCTCGGGCTCGGGAGGAGGCCCCGGGCCGCAGCCACCCGGGAAGACGCCGGAGACCCAGAGCCCCGTGGTGGAGATTGCTCCGGCGGCGGGCAGCGAGTGGTACCGCAAGGCCGTCTTCTATGAGGTGTTCGTCCGCAGCTTCCAGGACTCGGATGGAGACGGGAACGGGGACCTGAAGGGCCTCATCTCGCGCCTGGACTACCTCAACGACGGCGATCCGAGCACGACGCAGGACCTGGGCGTGGACGCGCTGTGGCTGATGCCCGTCTTCGACTCGCCCAGCTACCACGGCTACGACGTGGTGGACTACGAGCGCATCAACCCGGACTACGGCACCCTGGAGGACTTCGAGCAGCTGTGCGCCGAGGCCCACCGGCGGGGGATGCGCGTCATCCTCGACTTCGTCATCAACCACTCGGGCACGGGCCACCCGTGGTTCGTGGAGTCCGCCTCCTCGCGCACCTCTCCCAAGCGCGACTGGTACATGTGGAGGGATCAGGATCCGGGCTGGAAGCAGCCGTGGAGCCAGTTCTCCAACGAGCCCACCTGGCACTCGCGCAACGGCGCCTGGTACTACGGCGTGTTCTGGGGCGGGATGCCGGACCTGAACATGCAGAACCCGGAGCTGCGCGCGGAGGTGAAGCGCCTGGCCTCGCTGTGGATCTCGCGCGGCGCGGATGGCTTCCGGCTGGATGCCGCGCGCTACCTCATCGAGACGGGCGCGGGCGGCGGACAGGCCGACACCCCGGAGACGCACGCCTTCTGGAAGGAGTTCGCCGCGCACGTGCGCCAGGAGAAGCCGGACGCCGTCATCGTGGGCGAGGACTGGAGCACCACGCCCGTCATCGCCGCCTACTATGGCTCGACGAAGGACGTGCCGGGCGGGGACGAGCTGCCGCTGAACTTCAACTTCCCGCTCTCCGAGCAGATCCTCGCGAGCCTCAACGCGGGCAACTCCACGAGCATCGCCGCGAAGCTGACGGAGATGGCCAGCGCCTACCCGGCGGGCGTCAGCGACGCGCCCTTCCTCACCAACCACGACATGGTGCGGGTGGCCACTCAGCTCAACGCTCACTCGGGCAAGCTGGCCAACGCCGCGGCGCTGCTGCTCACCCTGCCCGGAGCTCCCTTCCTCTATTACGGGGAGGAGCTGGGCATGACCAACGGCACCACGAACAACGACGAGGCCAAGCGCACGCCCATGCCGTGGGACGGCTCCGGCGGTGGCGGCTTCACGTCGGGCTCGCCGTGGTTCAACTTCTCGCCGGGGCACGCGTCGGGTCGCAACGTGGCCGCGCAGACGGACGCCGCGAACTCGCTGCTCTCGCGCTACCGGGCGCTGATCCGGGCCCGCCATGCCTCCGAGGCGCTGAGCCGGGGAGGGCTCAAGCTCTTCACCTCCACCAAGGGTGTCTCGGCCGCGCTCGCCTTCGTGCGCACGCTGGGGGATGAGCGGGTGCTCGTGGTGCACAACCTCTCGGACTACAACGTGACCGCGGGCCCGTTCTCCATCCCCGGCGGCACGCCCGAGGTGCTCTTCGCCGACACCAATGTCGGGACGCTCTCCGCGACCGCGAGCGGGTGGCAGACCACCCTGCCCGCGAGGGCCACGGGCATCTGGCGCCTGAAGCCGTAG